Genomic window (Manduca sexta isolate Smith_Timp_Sample1 chromosome 26, JHU_Msex_v1.0, whole genome shotgun sequence):
ccagactccgggctgatactgagcagaaaaacccaaatatcactttgcctgacccgggattcgaacccaggacctcagagcactactgtaccggacatgcaatacaactacgccaccgaggcagtctttccAATATTCCAAGAACTTGCCAGTAACTTTTCCATGatcctatattataatgttttaattccaCAAATTACCTTCATTTCACTCCGATGAGATGTCAGCGTTACTTAATTTACCAaacttattgtataattttggtTAATGTTTACGAAGAAATTCAACTTATAGCAAGAAGCAGCTCTTTTTTACAGCTCTGAGGTTCCCATTGCTATAGCTACAGATTCTTTTTAGTTTACAGGAACCACAAATATTTCTAAGGTAGGCAAAGACGCTTTTAGGGACCGGCCACGCTTAACCCTTCCATACCAGTTACGCCCACGGCGGTTCATTTTGCATTTGGCAGCACGATGGCTAGTATTACTTTAGCATTGTACATTTAAATACCAATGAAAGCTGTATAATTATCCAAGTACCTATGTTTGCCAAGTTTGTATAgagatacttattttttattttttcttctttgttataagtataaaagCGTTTGTAggttttagtttgtttattattattattatttttagaataactgtttttatttgtctGTAATTTGCATTATCGGCTACTCATGAGTTTTTGACTCTCATTATAGGTATCCCAAGAcacaggcatagcctagtttggggaccactgacaataattgaaatgctttaactcagatatgccaattactgtttatgtacttcgtaatgttattatttctgtgttctttttgttgcaataaagttaagttattattattatgttgtatctttcctgcgggaaatcacggcataaaggccggtccttttggaaggcttgcgtggggacatggatccaacacgtagaggcccctttaagatacattactctagttggggtttatacaccttgcgagtactctctctgtctatacttatggaggaaatacagccaaagacagcgcttgcaaggtgcagggactattgcagaaaagatgggaattatactgggtccatggatgggatctagctggactggttgctgggctattgattgagacaacgggacgcctgccaaataaaatgtctcaatcttatgtatttaaggcaggcggtgacttgccccccactagatgggcatcccataagtggcgtaagccaaggacgcaacaccgggacgcaacaccggtgtgggtggcttaagggtgtcgagaggtgtgcaccgatttcaccatcgcgggtcgctatctcgtcccggagcgggtttcctcgctattacgcagattgagcacttccaccctggagctgagattcttagctcttgcgacttccacccctagccggccagttaaggcaagccaagggtcagggggtctcatttagcccccacggaatcagggaacgcggtgtcgccactcaccggcggctcgccacaaagccgcccctgcgggcttattattattattattaatacttttgcTATTACTTACGTATAATACTTTAGTAGATATGTTTGTTAGGCATGACTGATTTAGAATTAAGACTAATCtgctgttttaattttgttttccgATAGATTGACTGCGAAAATATGTCAACagaggcattttttttttgcctcgggttacgtTAGTTGCTGTTCCTATCTGGGTTGATCAAGGACACGACCCAATGATCGTAATCTCTGTGCTATTCGAATTATTGCGagacaatgtctatttcaaatTTCATATCAATAGCGTGTACATTTACAAAGCAGAATTTCACGCCATCTGTCAGATTGTATCGGaacttattaattactttatcatCCTATGTTTGTACCTACATTCAATGAATtaataacaaagtaattaaataaaacacaaatagaaatacaaatttatttatttgcagtaatcaagaaattataaaatgatatgaaAACACGCTTACACCAgtacatataaaagaaataacactgaaataaaaaaccagAATTGCGTAAGAACTAGTATATCGTACCAAACGTGGTTTAAGAAAGTAGCGAAGGGTGCATACAATCCTATTCCTGCCGATTTCTATTTTGTCATTcatgtaaaattattagaagcagtgccggatttatatttttatgagtgtaggccactttatttccgccctatgtaggtaggtttatgtatgtatgtaggtttctaaaatactacaCTAAtacactaaagttaaataaacaaatgattaattacatcgagtgagcgtcctctgaaatctgccgcccctaagaggctgccgcccaaaGGCCACGGCCtgtacggcctatttacaaatccaggactgataATGAACCCATCTATACAAGTcactatatgttgtgtcgggttccctttcggaaaatgttgggacacacacacttgaCGAGCCAAGACGAATgcacgcaggttcaaatcccaagggcacacacctctgacttttctaaaatcatgtgtgtattctttgtgaatttattgttcgctttaacggtgaaggaaaacatcgtgaggaaacctgcacatctgtgaatttctctataggaatttcgaaggtgtgtgaagtctaccaatccgcactaggccagcgtggtggactaaggcctaatccctctcagtagtagagaaggcccgtgctcagcagtgggcaagtatataatacagggctgatattattattattattataagtaagtcACCTCGTGTTAAATGATCTTTGGTGTAAAAGGGCATTAAAATTCCAGAAGAATCAAAACTTCAAAGAAAATGAATAAGGTTTAGGGACGGTCTTCTCCCCTAATCTCTATTTCTTGGTTGTTTGGCCGTGAATTTGAGTTCATTGAGCTGGAGGTTCTTTCACTCTGGGGCTTTACGGCTAGAGTGAACaagtattttatagataatatgaaCGTAGTCTTTATCACAATTTCTACcagtttacaaattattgtcaCTTATCTATTTGGTAAGAAAACCATAATACGTTAATGTATTATTCCACTACGAAGAATATTACCTGAACTATCGTCAATGGTAGGACAGGAGAGAAGAGAAAAATGTTCCTCCATAAAAACATATAACTATGTTAATTCTAATTGCTGTTTACAAATTGGTATTAAAACTGCACCTCGATACAAGCAGTGATAGCAGGCACGCTGTACTGCCAGGTCCTGAAGTTCTTCTCCAGGGTAACAACCGTCGGGTTCTCGTTGTACCGCTGCCACTGATCTCTGGTTACTCCTACGGCCCCAATTATCGCTACCATCGTCAATCCGAACCAAAGTAACCTGAGAAAATTCTTCTGCATTATAGTATTTAGGAAAGGTCGTATTCCAGAGTCCAGACCTTATAATAATAGCACACTTAGTAGGGATATTTAGATTCTCTGTGATTTTGGACAGGCGGAGTCCTTGTCCTTAGGCGAGGGACTTGTCTTGGTTGTTTCGTCATTGCGCATGATGGCAAATAATTTTAAGCCCACATCTCATATGAAGCAGAGAAGCTCTACAGTGGATTGGCCATGGATTGAAATGACAATTCACTTACTGCATCGTGGCGACGCGCCATTTCAGTAGCAAAATATGGTGactcaaatgaaaaaaaaaagaaaaattcttcATGCAATAGAAAGATTACAATTTGAACATTCTTAATACTTGATAGTCACCTTTCAAACCAATGTCTGTCAGGCTGAGCGATGTGTTTAAACCCATGAATGGTAGTCCTGAGACAGAAGTCTCTGCCCAAATTGACCGAGGTTTTCCAAGTCCATTTTCCCAATTTCTTGATGAATGAGTCTTTCTGTCTATACCCGTAGTCgatgtacataatttatattatatctgaaAGAAATAGTATCATGTAATACTCTTTTTTATCTAATTCAAACAATAcaaatctttgttattacttatttggTTAATTGGTTACGAGCCTGTCTGATACCAAAGTCCTTTGAGAGTCCAAGTAAACTGTAAAAAAGCTGTCCTTTAATGTTAAGTTATTGGCACACCCATAAACACTAAAGAGAATTAAGGATGGCCTGCTAGTTTTTCAAGGAAAGGAATGAGGAATTATGTAGGGCAGGGCCTTTTCGGGCTTCcggaaatttcatataaaaaactgttgaggtggtgtagttgtaacgcgtacacggtacaagtacggttaccgcgctgaggtcctgggtccgAATTCCGCGTCGGGCCAGTGATAATtatgactgagtttttccatcttaacaataactcagtcgcagctcggagtcaggaagttggcggtgtgatgtCCCTTAAGATTGGCCGTCATGTCCCAAAAGATGAATTTATTTGattcatttttacaatatagttttaaaacagAAATCTTGAAGTATCTACcttaaatacacaatatactTACCCACTATCGCTtgtcagaaataaacaaagtgaaATACCACAAACACCTGCATAACCTCATAACTCccaaataattgttttgaatcGAAACAATAGGTACTTGCGTGAGCACAGCAcgtattacattattaaaacaatttgcgtTAAAGCTATTTCATGTAGTTGATAAAACGATTGTTCGGTTATGAAACAGCTTTGTTCCGCGGCACGGCCTAacgatgaaaataaacattatgttgTGTCAGTCCATGTAGttgtattataacaaataaattgcaAGCAATACTCGACAGTGAATGCAACACTATCTCACAACAAATAGGTACTTTTTCTATACAGGTAGTAAATTAATGATACAATATccatagcaaaaaaataaactaccaaagttaagataacataatattatattgtagagatatgttgtatatttatttttttctacaagtTTTATATTCGAGTACATAGATAGTAGTGGCGAAGCTTACATTCAGCCCGATttttaccggcttcccttttaagtttataaatttttttcttcatcgatccgaacattcactgtattcaactgatttgaactgatatccattcaaacagactttagtatggtcaatattgacggcTTGTGGTTGAGTACAGAGCGGCGctcatgttataaaaattggaGTCAAAGTGTAAacctatatttgaataaaaaatattagtcaaataaataaaattatttgttgttcaagtgaataaatagtgacgttttggttgctattttggTTCAGACTTTGAATATACGTTAATgtttcttagtttttgttttgtgtcaATTTCGCTGCGATATGTCCactatggatttttttttgcgtcgggttaccattttattttttttttacctttgccACTGATAGATGGTTTCTAATATGGTTAGTGCGCGGTTTCGCTCAGGAAACTTAAGGATGAAATGAAGAGTTAACCTTCTTTGTTTTACCTTTTTTTCTGgtgctttgttattttttatcaaatcatcaaccacatatttttataaaacatatatttattgcacacaaaatgatattgataaataatacatattttaataaatttatataacaatggTGTACTTTGTACAGATACCAAAATAATCAAAAGGATTTCAAAGaacttatacaaaatatacaatgaataaatacttatatagcatcaattatatgtaaaatgattgattatgattttttatttaaatgtattctgCATACTTAGGTAGTTAGAATTGTAAATAGCTAACTTTTTTCTGAAATTCCTCGAAGTCACAGCACAGGTCAAAGGATCTTTTACGGTTCCAGCTGATACCAGAATGGGCGTCGCTGCCCAAATCAGTGCAAAACGGTACGCCACTTGGCACAGCGGCTATAGAATTTGATATGAGGAATACCAGAGGTCCATGATCAGCTATCACCAcctaaaaaaaatgaatt
Coding sequences:
- the LOC119190658 gene encoding uncharacterized protein LOC119190658 yields the protein MFQGVQNYVNQGQNSLTVYSGTIGVLTLPTSLGSSRALYLVTFLGSNVCPVPQYFYKVVIADHGPLVFLISNSIAAVPSGVPFCTDLGSDAHSGISWNRKRSFDLCCDFEEFQKKVSYLQF